AACAATGAGTAAAGTAATTGGTATTGACTTAGGTACAACAAACTCTTGTGTTGCTGTAATGGAAGGTGGAGAAGCAACGGTCATCCCGAACGCAGAAGGAAGCCGTACAACACCCTCTGTTGTTTCTTTTAAAGACGGCGAGCGTCAAGTTGGTGAAGTAGCAAAGCGCCAGATGATTACGAACCCGAACACTATCGTTTCCATCAAGCGTCACATGGGAACGGACTATAAAGTAGAAGCAGAAGGAAAAGAGTATTCTCCACAGGAAATTTCTGCGATCATTCTACAAAAGCTTAAAGAAGATGCAGAAGCTTACCTGGGTGAAAAAGTAACAAAAGCGGTTATCACAGTACCTGCTTACTTTAACGATTCCCAGCGTCAGGCTACAAAGGATGCAGGTAAAATTGCAGGTCTTGAAGTTGAGCGTATCGTAAACGAGCCAACAGCAGCTGCACTTGCCTACGGTTTTGAAAAAGAAGAAGACCAGACGATTCTTGTATATGACCTTGGTGGCGGAACGTTTGACGTTTCCATCCTTGAGCTTGGTGACGGATTTTTTGAAGTGCGTGCAACATCCGGTGACAACAAACTTGGCGGGGACGACTTTGACCAGGTTATCATCGACTACCTTGTAGCTGAATTCAAAAAAGACAATGGTATCGATCTTGCTCAGGACAAAATGGCTCTTCAGCGCTTGAAAGATGCAGCTGAAAAAGCGAAGAAAGATCTTTCCGGTGTATCCCAGACCCAGATCTCACTTCCATTTATCACAGCTGATGCATCAGGTCCTAAGCACTTGGAGCTTACTCTTTCCCGTGCGAAGTTTGAAGACATGAGTTCCGACCTTGTGGAAAGAACAATGGGACCTACCCGCCAGGCGATGAACGATGCTGGTCTTTCTCCAAATGAAATCGACAAGATTGTTCTTGTAGGTGGATCTACTCGTATTCCGGCTGTTCAGGAAGCAATCAAAAAAGTAACAGGGAAAGATTCACACAAAGGTGTAAACCCTGATGAAGTAGTAGCTCTTGGTGCTGCAGTTCAGGCAGGAGTTCTGACTGGTGACGTAAAGGACGTTGTTCTTCTTGACGTAACACCACTTTCTCTTGGAATTGAAACAATGGGCGGTGTGTTTACGAAGCTGATCGACCGTAACACGACGATTCCAACAAGCAAATCGCAGACATTCTCAACAGCTGCTGACAACCAGCCATCTGTTGATATCCATGTCCTTCAGGGTGAGCGTGAGATGGCAGCTGACAACAAAACACTCGGACGTTTCCAGCTTAACGATATCCCCCCGGCACCTCGTGGTGTACCTCAAATCGAAGTATCCTTCGATATTGATGCGAACGGTATCGTAAACGTACGTGCGAAAGACCTTGGAACAAATAAAGAGCAGTCGATCACAATCACGTCTTCTTCAGGCCTTGATGAGAATGAAATCGAGCGTATGGTCAAAGAAGCCGAAGAAAATGCTGAAGCGGACAAGAAGCGCCGTGAAGAAGTAGATCTACGCAACGAAGCGGATCAGCTTGTCTTTACTACAGACAAAACGATCAAAGAGCTTGGTGAGAGCGTAGAGCAAGAAGATAAGGACAAAGCGGAAGCTGCAAAAGAAAAAGTACAAGAAGCTCTTAAAGGCGACGACATCGAAGCAATCCGAACTGCAAAAGACGAGTTGCAGGAAGTTGTTCAACAACTTTCCACAAAGATGTATGAGCAAGCAGCACAGCAAGCTCAGGCTCAGCAAGAAGCTGAAGGCCAAGGCGGTGCTGAAGGTTCAAAGCAAGACGACGACAACGTTGTTGATGCTGAATACGAAGAAGTGAACAACGAAGATAAAAAGCAGTAATGTCACTCGCGTGTTGAAACGAAGTCAAAGTCAAGGGCTCCTTGACTTTGACTTTTTACACGTTATGGGATTATTTAACCTGAAGCGTGTTGCAGTAATACCCTGGTGAATGATAAGATAATCGTTATGGATTAGCAGTCGGGAGTGGATACGATGAGCAAAAAAGACTTTTATGATGTACTCGGTGTATCTCAGGATGCATCTGATGCAGATATAAAAAAGGCGTACCGGAAACTTGCACGTCAATATCATCCGGACGTAAACAAAGAAGCAAACGCAGAAGATAAATTCAAGGAAGTCAAAGAAGCGTATGACACATTAAGCGACTCACAAAAGCGTGCACATTACGATCGATTTGGTCATACGGATCCGAATCAGTTCGGAGGCGGAGGAGCCGGTGCAGGAGACTTTGGTGGCTTTGGTGACATCTTTGACATGTTCTTTGGTGGCGGTGGCAGACGTGATCCGAATGCTCCACGTCAAGGATCTGACCTTCAGTATACGATGACTCTTGAGTTTAAAGAAGCCGTTTTCGGAAAAGAAATGGACATTGAGATCCCGCGTGAAGAAACGTGTGATACGTGTCATGGTTCAGGAGCGAAACCGGGAACAAAACCGGAAACGTGTAAGCACTGTGGTGGAGCAGGGCAACTTAACGTGGAGCAAAACACGCCATTCGGTCGTGTCGTTAACCGGCGAGTATGTAACCACTGTAGCGGTACCGGACAGATGATCAAAGACAAGTGCCGTACGTGCGGTGGTCAAGGAAAAGTGAAGAAACGCAAAAAGATTCACATTAAAATTCCTGCAGGTGTTGATACAGGACAGCAGATCCGTGTAGCCGGTCAAGGAGAGCCCGGTGTGAATGGCGGACCTGCCGGTGACTTGTTCGTGGTGTTCAACGTAAGACCTCATGAGTTCTTCAAGCGCGATGGCGATGATCTTTATTGCGAAATGCCATTAACCTTTGTTCAAGCAGCTTTAGGAGACGAGATTGAAGTACCAACGCTAAAAGGGAAAGTGAAGCTTAAAATCCCTGCAGGTACACAAACCGGTACGGATTTCCGTCTAAAAGGAAAAGGTGTAGCGAACGTACGAGGAGCCGGTCAAGGCGACCAGCATATTCGCGTTCGTGTTATTACTCCGAAAAACTTGAATGACAGTCAAAAAGACATTTTGCGACAGTTTGCGGAAGAAAGCGGAACGGAAGTACCTGATGAACAAAACGACAACTTCTTTGCAAAAGCGAAGCGTGCTTTTAAAAACTTTGGCGAGTAAATCATCCTTTGGGGAGCTGGTAGAATAATGAAATGGTCAGAAATTAGCATTCATACAACACAAGAAGCGGTAGAACCTGTGAGTAACATTATGCACGAAGCAGGGGCCAGCGGCGTTGTCTTGGAAGACCCGGGTGACCTTACCCGTGAATGGGACACAACGTACGGTGAAGTCTACCAGCTTTCCCCTGATGATTACCCGACTGAAGGCGTCATTTTAAAAGCTTATTTACCCGTAAACAGCTTTCTTGGTGAAACGGTCGAAGAAATTAAAGAAGCGATCAATAACCTTATCGTTCATGATATTGACTTGGGTCAAAACACCGTAACGGTGAGTGAAGTAAACGAAGAAGAGTGGGCGACCGCGTGGAAAAAGTATTATAAGCCCGTGAAAGTGTCCGGCAGGATCACCATCACACCTACATGGGAAGAGTACGAAAGAGTGTCTGATGAAGAACTCATTATCGAACTTGACCCGGGTATGGCATTTGGAACAGGGACTCACCCGACAACGGTTCTATGTATTCAAGCTTTGGAAAAGTATATGAACGAAGGGGACCGTGTGTTGGATGTTGGAACAGGTTCTGGCGTACTCAGTATTGCTTGTGCCAAATTGGGAGCCAAAGAGGTTTTAGCTTTGGACTTGGATGAAGTAGCGGTCAACTCGGCCCGCATTAACACGAAGCTAAACAAAGTCCAGGACGTTGTAACCGTCAATAAGGGCAATTTGCTCGAAGGTGTTGACGAAAAGCCGGATTTAATTGTAGCTAACATTCTGGCAGAAGTGATTGTCCGTATGACCGATGACGCTTTTGAACAGCTGCAGCCCGGGGGTACTTTAATTACCTCCGGAATCATTAAAGGAAAAAAAGAGTTGGTTAAAGACAGCCTGATCAACAGCGGTTTTACCATCACAGAAACAATCGAAATGGAAGACTGGCTGTCGATCGTGGCTAAAAAGTAAGGATAAAGGTGATGAATGTGCAGCGGTATTTTCTGGATGATACGCAATTTGAGGACAAATATGTTATTATAGCGGGTGATGACTCAAAGCATATCCAAAAAGTCATGAGGATGAATGAGGGAGACCAGATCATCTGCTGCAACAAGGCAGGTGACTGTTATTTGTCGAGGATTGAAGAGATTGAACCCGAAAAGGTAAGAGCATCTCTTCAGAAAGAAGAAGAGCGTATGTGCGAAATACCGGTGCACGTTACAATTGCCTGTGGTCTGACAAAATCAGACAAGCTCGAATGGGTTATTCAGAAAGGTACCGAGATGGGGGCATATGCCTGCATACCATTTGAGGCTGAACGTTCTGTTGTAAAGCTCAATGGAAAGAAAGCAGCGAAGAAACATGAGCGCTGGAACAAAATTGCCAAAGAAGCTGCAGAACAGTCACATCGGAAGCGGGTCCCGGAAGTTCATGAACTCGCTGCTTTTAAGCGGTTGTTATCCGAGATTGATAAGTACGACCACGTTTTGGTTGCTTATGAAGAAGAAGCCAGAAACGATGAGAAAAGCCGCTTGGTTAATACGCTTTCCAAGGCTGATGAAGGAGATACGATCCTTCTGATCTTTGGCCCGGAAGGCGGTTTTTCTGATCGGGAAATTGATGAGTTAGTCAGAGCAGGAGCAGGTACTTGTGCCCTCGGCCCGCGTATTTTACGAGCTGAAACAGCGCCATTATATGCCCTCTCAGCGATTTCTTACCATATTGAATTTTTGAGGTGAAGATGAATGCCTGCAGTAGCTTTTCATACATTAGGCTGTAAAGTAAATCATTATGAAACGGAAGCCATCTGGCAGTTATTTAAGTCCGAAGGCTATGAGAAAACGGATTTTGATCAAACCGCAGATGTCTATGTAATCAATACATGTACGGTAACCAATACTGGTGATAAAAAAAGCCGTCAGGTTATCCGCAGAGCAATTCGTAAAAACCCGGAGGCGGTTATTTGTGTTACTGGCTGTTACGCTCAAACATCCCCTGCGGAAATTATGGCAATCCCGGGTGTTGATATTGTTGTCGGAACACAGGACCGTCACAAAATGATTCCATACATTGAGCAGTTCCGTAAAGAGCGGGAACCGATTAACGGTGTAGGAAACATTATGAAAACCCGTGTTTATGAAGAACTCGATGTGCCTGCATTTACTGACCGCACCCGTGCATCTCTGAAGATTCAAGAGGGTTGCAATAATTTCTGCACATTCTGCATCATACCATGGGCTCGTGGTCTGCTTCGTTCCAGAAAGCCTGAGGATGTCCTCACACAGGCGCGTCAGCTTGTAGATGCAGGCTATAAAGAGATTGTCCTTACAGGCATTCATACAGGAGGATATGGCGAAGATTTTAAAGATTACAGTTTAGCAGACTTGCTGCTTGAACTGGAAAAAGTTGAAGGTCTCAAGCGAATCCGTATTTCATCAATTGAAGCCAGCCAGATTACAGATCGGGTGATTGACGTTATTGACCAGTCCGAAAAAATTGTCCGTCATCTTCACGTACCTCTTCAGTCCGGCTCTGACACTGTGCTTAAACGTATGCGCCGGAAGTATACGAATGAGTTTTTTGCTGAGAGGGTCGGCCGTCTTCATAAGGCACTGCCAGGTCTTGCAGTTACAACCGATGTCATTGTAGGGTTTCCTGGTGAAACAGACAAAGAATACCAGGAAACCTATGACTTTATCCGCGACCTGAAGTTTTCCGAGCTTCATGTATTCCCATATTCGAAGCGTACAGGCACACCTGCTGCCCGCATGGAAGACCAAGTCGATGATAATGTGAAAAATGACAGGGTTCACCGGTTAATCGAACTTTCCAATCAACTTGCTAAAGAATATGCGACTGCATTTGAAGACGACGTTCTAGAGATGATTCCAGAAGAAAAAGCAAGTGAAGGAGACCTTCTTGTAGGGTACACTGATAACTACATGAAAGTGAAAGTTCAGGGTGATGAAAACCTGATCGGTGAGATTGTGAAAGTGAAAATTACGAAAGCGGGTTACCCTTATAACGAAGGGCAATTTGTCCGTGTTGTAGATGAGACGAAAAAGGCTGCTGTTGCAGGTGACTGAATGTAATGAGGCTGTTCTT
This DNA window, taken from Alteribacter keqinensis, encodes the following:
- the dnaK gene encoding molecular chaperone DnaK — encoded protein: MSKVIGIDLGTTNSCVAVMEGGEATVIPNAEGSRTTPSVVSFKDGERQVGEVAKRQMITNPNTIVSIKRHMGTDYKVEAEGKEYSPQEISAIILQKLKEDAEAYLGEKVTKAVITVPAYFNDSQRQATKDAGKIAGLEVERIVNEPTAAALAYGFEKEEDQTILVYDLGGGTFDVSILELGDGFFEVRATSGDNKLGGDDFDQVIIDYLVAEFKKDNGIDLAQDKMALQRLKDAAEKAKKDLSGVSQTQISLPFITADASGPKHLELTLSRAKFEDMSSDLVERTMGPTRQAMNDAGLSPNEIDKIVLVGGSTRIPAVQEAIKKVTGKDSHKGVNPDEVVALGAAVQAGVLTGDVKDVVLLDVTPLSLGIETMGGVFTKLIDRNTTIPTSKSQTFSTAADNQPSVDIHVLQGEREMAADNKTLGRFQLNDIPPAPRGVPQIEVSFDIDANGIVNVRAKDLGTNKEQSITITSSSGLDENEIERMVKEAEENAEADKKRREEVDLRNEADQLVFTTDKTIKELGESVEQEDKDKAEAAKEKVQEALKGDDIEAIRTAKDELQEVVQQLSTKMYEQAAQQAQAQQEAEGQGGAEGSKQDDDNVVDAEYEEVNNEDKKQ
- the dnaJ gene encoding molecular chaperone DnaJ, which encodes MSKKDFYDVLGVSQDASDADIKKAYRKLARQYHPDVNKEANAEDKFKEVKEAYDTLSDSQKRAHYDRFGHTDPNQFGGGGAGAGDFGGFGDIFDMFFGGGGRRDPNAPRQGSDLQYTMTLEFKEAVFGKEMDIEIPREETCDTCHGSGAKPGTKPETCKHCGGAGQLNVEQNTPFGRVVNRRVCNHCSGTGQMIKDKCRTCGGQGKVKKRKKIHIKIPAGVDTGQQIRVAGQGEPGVNGGPAGDLFVVFNVRPHEFFKRDGDDLYCEMPLTFVQAALGDEIEVPTLKGKVKLKIPAGTQTGTDFRLKGKGVANVRGAGQGDQHIRVRVITPKNLNDSQKDILRQFAEESGTEVPDEQNDNFFAKAKRAFKNFGE
- the prmA gene encoding 50S ribosomal protein L11 methyltransferase, giving the protein MKWSEISIHTTQEAVEPVSNIMHEAGASGVVLEDPGDLTREWDTTYGEVYQLSPDDYPTEGVILKAYLPVNSFLGETVEEIKEAINNLIVHDIDLGQNTVTVSEVNEEEWATAWKKYYKPVKVSGRITITPTWEEYERVSDEELIIELDPGMAFGTGTHPTTVLCIQALEKYMNEGDRVLDVGTGSGVLSIACAKLGAKEVLALDLDEVAVNSARINTKLNKVQDVVTVNKGNLLEGVDEKPDLIVANILAEVIVRMTDDAFEQLQPGGTLITSGIIKGKKELVKDSLINSGFTITETIEMEDWLSIVAKK
- a CDS encoding 16S rRNA (uracil(1498)-N(3))-methyltransferase, whose amino-acid sequence is MQRYFLDDTQFEDKYVIIAGDDSKHIQKVMRMNEGDQIICCNKAGDCYLSRIEEIEPEKVRASLQKEEERMCEIPVHVTIACGLTKSDKLEWVIQKGTEMGAYACIPFEAERSVVKLNGKKAAKKHERWNKIAKEAAEQSHRKRVPEVHELAAFKRLLSEIDKYDHVLVAYEEEARNDEKSRLVNTLSKADEGDTILLIFGPEGGFSDREIDELVRAGAGTCALGPRILRAETAPLYALSAISYHIEFLR
- the mtaB gene encoding tRNA (N(6)-L-threonylcarbamoyladenosine(37)-C(2))-methylthiotransferase MtaB yields the protein MPAVAFHTLGCKVNHYETEAIWQLFKSEGYEKTDFDQTADVYVINTCTVTNTGDKKSRQVIRRAIRKNPEAVICVTGCYAQTSPAEIMAIPGVDIVVGTQDRHKMIPYIEQFRKEREPINGVGNIMKTRVYEELDVPAFTDRTRASLKIQEGCNNFCTFCIIPWARGLLRSRKPEDVLTQARQLVDAGYKEIVLTGIHTGGYGEDFKDYSLADLLLELEKVEGLKRIRISSIEASQITDRVIDVIDQSEKIVRHLHVPLQSGSDTVLKRMRRKYTNEFFAERVGRLHKALPGLAVTTDVIVGFPGETDKEYQETYDFIRDLKFSELHVFPYSKRTGTPAARMEDQVDDNVKNDRVHRLIELSNQLAKEYATAFEDDVLEMIPEEKASEGDLLVGYTDNYMKVKVQGDENLIGEIVKVKITKAGYPYNEGQFVRVVDETKKAAVAGD